AAAGCATGGTCACTTATTCGATGCCTCGGGGAGTCCTTCAACTACAGAATGTCAAAATGGACAATGGCATGTTTTTGTGAACAAAGATTAGGAAGAATCTTCTTGCGGAAGTGGGTGTCATCGTCGTGGCAGGTACTATAGACTTGCAGTTCATTAGTTTGCTCCagaaatgacattgtatttttaaaattgaaattaagatCTAGACATGTTGTTGGGAAGGTTTTGGTCCATCCTTATCCCTTTTCATTACCGTAAGGAATACACAATATTACCACCGGAGATACTCAAATAATCTTGTTCGCGAGTAATTTTAGTATGGAAATACCAAAAAACTTAATCTTCTTATATGAGAATTAAATAGCAAATAGCCAATGCACATGTTTATTTCGTAGTTCACTCAATTTCCCCAAGAATACTCAAAACAACACCAATGagcaaacaaaaaaggaaatagTAATTCAAGTTAACACGTATACTTGATGTGAATACTGAGGGCTTGTTCTTGGAATTTTTTGTTCCTAATGtaattttcacataaaaatcaACGGATTACAATAACTCAACAGTATGTTCAGGGTCGTGACTCGGCCAATGgctttttttttagataaagcTTTAAAGGCCAACACGTCAGGCGATGGTTCAGCATTCTGCTCATTTGACGACCCCTATCTAAATAATCAAAACAGTTTATGGTGTTTTGTCTTATGAAATGATTTGTTCCCTACTAGACATGATCCTATAATTGTATTTGAGAACTTACATTTGAACATCTAGGTTAGAATTGTTAAAGGTACATATTACTAGATGGGTTAGGATTGATAATGCGAACTAGGTAGATTCAACATTTATGTAAGCTTTTGGCATGGCTagcttgttttgtttcattgtttttcgattttgttttgtttttcatagtgCTTAGGTTTTGACATATGGTAGGAATGGAATAAAGTCTTCAATaagaaaatacagaaacaaaaataCCTCTGTCTTGATAAGTGCATCCTAGtgatgaccttgacctgataTCGTTTGATGAGAAGTACAATACATGTTATATGCATGTCTTAATGTAGAAAACAGCTCTGCTAAgtgatttttaaattatctcGACGACGGTGTAGGTGTGGCATTCACTGTGACCATATGGTAGTGTATAAGTGCTCTGTATGGTGCCATGGTACGGTGAACAAATGTGATGagtggtttgttttgtttcaaaacgtTCTTTAGGAAGGGTGAACAGTTATAGGAAACTTGTACCTAAGTGTGGCATTTACATTGACGATACTGCTATATAAGTGCTCTGTAAGCCGCATGGTGCGGTGTACATTTGGGCAAAATGGTTTGCTTTTACATACTACAGAGGTAGAAGAATAAGAGAGTGAGCGGCCTGGAAGACGACTTTTGTCCCCTATGACGGAACATGAATTAATATTGACATTCGCTCTTGCTGCTGCCATGATCCGGTGGATTATACATGTTTAGTGCTTTGGTTAATTGGCAAAGAAATGTTGCATTGACATTGACGTAATATTACTTGATTATGCTTAAAGCATGATGCAGTGGTACTGGAggtatttgtgttgttttcgaAGCCTTCGGTATGTTGCAGAGCCATGAAGTGGCAATTGCCAGTTGAAATTGAAAGAAACTGACCGGAACGTGGTGTTTGCAAGTTGTCTAGATATACTATAAACctatgtatacatatatctcCATTGGTTGACAAGTTAATCAACATACACGTCATAGGACAGGCGGTCCTAAAAAACCTGAGTGCGTATTATATACATCTATATAAAGCGAATCAAGTTATCTACTGAGTTGTcattcatgtaaaataaatagtacTTGATGTTGAAGATATCTATTTGTACTTCAAATCAGAAAATTATacccatatttttttattctaatattATAACCACACAAATGTTACCTTTGATAAAGGGCGTACTGGACACATTTTTGCGTTAATCTTACAACAAAAGATGATTTGAACAATAATTTGATCTATTATAccttataataatttatatctaATTTGGTATTTATTCACTACGTAACCGTTTTGCAGAGGAATTGCTACACTATGCATCCGTATGTTGGGGTATGGACCAAATCGGAATGTGTTCATAGAGAAAGTATCTACAGTGGGTGGGTTGTTTCTTAAGGTAGGCTTAAACAGAACTTTTAAGTATGCTTGTAACAATGGGGCGGTGGTCTTTCTTCTTACGTTGATCATAttaatatcatacaaaatgttaatGACATACAAAAGAggtattaaaaattaatgttgCCATCAACTCTATGTAATTCACATAACAGTTCTAAGAAAATGAGGAAATTCCATATTATGAAATACTTCATTTTCCTTCGTCATTTCAACACGATTTCACTCATCATTTCCACCatgtaatatgtttatgaaatacatCCAGAATTCACTATTAATTAATCGAACGAACATCATGCGTATGAAATAAAAGACTTTACTGAATATTTGATATCTTCATAGACATTAATCATATTTCTAATGTTAATTAATGTCACCCATCGGCTAAAGCTATTTGTTCtgaagttttatataaaaaacgaAAATCACAATGGCATTTTAAGAATCTAAACTGGCGGACTGTCAAAAATTTCAGCACGGCATGTTtccatatttccatataaaatataacaaagtaCATGGAAATAGATGAAACAAATTCATACACACATAAAGTATGTGGCAAAAAGCAATGAATGCAATAATTACAAGTTTAGATAAAAACCATAGACGTTTCTTCTGaacacaaatataatatttatattataacgCTTATAAAGGAACGATTGTTTAAGCATACTGTAGACATTGCTATGCGTGATTTAAAATACTCGTTGTATTTTATACATGACCGGCACACACATAATggacttaaagatgcactcttacttccaaataagattcacgacaattaataatattgttgtaatactccaaaaatgatgaataaatgtcgaaaacaatggttcttacgaaggataccgagtttaatttgaaagaaatgagcataaaacacggtatttcttcaTTATAAGactaaagtagatcacagtaaatattttagcattcaccaatcatttaatattttgcgttttcagcttttaaatacacggttacactCTTGtgatcagtagttaatattttccataaatgcattatttagtaagtagttaaaagttttatcactcataatttatgtttgttatacatgtgtatgtatagattttgaataagagtgtcactttaagagaTATATGTCCTTTTACAGCATTCGATTAAATTATCAGTATCTAAATAAAAGTATGTGATAGGGACTATACTAACCATCTAATACACAAATcgggaaaaaatgtttttatttaaatttttaaagcTACGTAACCCGTCTAAATTTAAATCATGATAGATATCATTTGGCCTTACCACACGAATGATTTGCCCTGGATTCAAACAGCTTAATAAGGGATTTTCGACAAACGTTTGTAGATTAAAAAACAGCGCAacgtaaatattttatcagtgtTTCATCTTAAAAGGACACAAAAATAAACCCATTCTAAATGTATTTCTCAATAGAGTCTACCTTTACAAATATTTCGACATTGATTCCAAATTTTCATACATCTGTTATATGTTAACCATTAAATCAGCTGGAAAAATGGAAATGCTATGGTTTATTATATATGCAGTAACGTTTGGAGCCGTTTACTCAGAGCGGGAACCTGCGTGTTCAAGGTTTCACTATGAGGAAAAGCTCTTAGAAAAGATGGTAAGATCGGAGTTCAAAATGGATGCAATTGACGAGAACTTCAAAACGGTTACTGATTCAATCGAGAAAAGGTTCCAGACAATTTCAggtaaagtttaaatattttttactcttttttcgAATAAGTCGCATCTGTACTTATGGAGttgatttaaaagtaatatatttcattgttatcaacttgttcacatttatattccgtttaattgaaatacaatAACATGAACCATTTTAGCATGATTGATATACAATGGAAATATAACAAATTTGAGTTTTATGACTTAAAGttgacataaaaagtattttcattgtAGACATAGCTGGCAAGTTGGAAGACCTAAAGAAAGAAatagaaacattaaaaacagTTGACGTTGAAACGTTAAAGACAGTTGAAATAATAAGAACAGCAGATGTCGCAGGCAGCAGTATCTACACAAGATGGGGCCGACGATCGTGTCCTGGTGATACAGAATTGGTGTACGAGGGGTTTGCAGGGGGTGGCTATTATTCAAATAAAGGAGCAAGCAATAATTACATATGCCTTCCCAAAGATCCAGTCTTCGACGTTGATGGGCGAAATGCGGGGACTGTAAATCTCATCTACGGTGCTGAGTATGAGACTAGTCACTCTAACTTGCAAGAACACGATGTTCCATGTGCTGTTTGTCGGGTTGTTGGAAAAAGCATTGTCATGATCCCAGCGAGGAAAGTATGCTACAGCGGATGGCATACGGAATACTCTGGTTATTTGATGTCATCTTATGAAGGACATACTGGGAACAAGGATGTAGTTTGTATGGATGGATCTCCTGAGGCAGCTGAAGGAACAAACAGTGGTAGTCAAGATGGcgcattgttttattttgttcagaTTGGGTGTGGGGCGTTAAAATGTCCTCCTTATCGTACAGACGTGGATTTAACGTGTGTTGTTTGTTCAAAGTAGGCTCCATATTATGTAACACGATAAACGGATGCAGGAGTTGTCTTCtctattaaacaaataatggtttcATTATAAATGGTATGGTCTTTAATAAAATGGCGACATTGATAAAAGTTTATTACATAATATGAGTTATGAATAGTAAATGAGTTGTtataatacattcatatatatgagtgttttatttgcaacaattatcagagctaaaatgttttatgctatTAGATATGTTATAGCAAGCTCGGATGGATgcaaaataaaggaaaaaaatagcTGTTCCTTTGCATTAAAGTCTTCATAAAAGTTATAGGTTAACGCGTGGTTAAGGGATGGTTTAAATTAATAAGAATGAACGCCGATATAACATTATCAAAGACCGAAAGGTATGCAATTGAACCCAAATTTGGCTTTTAGTACAGCGCGTACCTGTCTCTGTATAACCAAAACATAATCTTATTTGTCCGCCTATCAGCAAATGGTCTAAAGTTTACAATCGATACCAAACGATGTATTTTGTGTATGTCAATCAGATATTTATTCGGATACAAATAGAAAACGTAACTGTATCAATaactttatgtttaaaatgtataatggaATACACGTCACAAGTTGTATAAAGTTCAATCAAGAGGATTGCGggtgaaaatattgtttttgttcatgTTGTAAAGGACAACGCTAAATAGCTAAGAATGAGTTATGGGTGAAAAGATTGTTTTTGTTCATGTGGTAAAGGACAACGCTAAATAGCTAAGAATGGGTTATGggtgaaaatattgtttttgttcatgTTGTAAAAGACAACGCCAAATAGCTAAGAATGGATGTTGGGTGAAGAGTTCTTTTTGTTCATGTTGTAAAAGACAACGCTCAATAAATGAGAGAGGGTTGTGGAGGAAGTAActgtttttgtacatattgTCAAGGacataattcattcatttagaGAGGATTGAGGGTGAAGTCTCTGTTTTGTATCATGTTGTCAAGGATAAGTTTCATTACCTGAAAGAGTGTTGTGAGttaagtaactgttttgtaccatgttgtccAGGATATCGTTTAATAACTGAGAGTGGATTGTGgcttaagtaaaaaaaacatataccatgttgtcaagaataagGTTCATTACCTGTGAGACTGTTGTGGGttaagtaactgttttgtaccatgttgtcaaggataTCGTTTAATAATTGAGAGAGGATTGACGCTTAAGTAAAAACCATAACCATGTTGTCAAGATTTACATTCAATAATTGGGAGAGGATTGTGACTGAAGTAGATTTTTGTACCATTTGGTTAAAGATAACGTTTAATAACTGAGAGAGGATTATGGCTGAAGTAAATTATTGTACCTTTTTGTCAAAGATAACGTTTAATAACTGATAGAGGATTGTGGCTGAAGTAGACTTTTGTACCATTTTGTCAAAGATAACATTTCATAACTGATAGAGGATTGTGGCTGATGTTAATTTTTGTACCATTTTGTCAAGGATAACGTTTAATAACTGGTAGAGGATTGTGGCTGAAGTCAATTTTTGTACTGTGTTGTCAAGGATAACGTTAAATAACTAAGAGAGGATTATGGCTGAAGTAAACTTGTGTACCATTTTGCCAAGGATAACGTTTAATAACTGAGAGAGGATTGTGGCTGAAGTAAACTTTTGTACCATTTTGTCAAGGATAACGTTTAATAACCGAGAGAGGTCTGTGGGTCAAATAACTGTTTTTACCATGTTATCA
This genomic stretch from Mya arenaria isolate MELC-2E11 chromosome 10, ASM2691426v1 harbors:
- the LOC128204869 gene encoding uncharacterized protein LOC128204869; this translates as MEMLWFIIYAVTFGAVYSEREPACSRFHYEEKLLEKMVRSEFKMDAIDENFKTVTDSIEKRFQTISDIAGKLEDLKKEIETLKTVDVETLKTVEIIRTADVAGSSIYTRWGRRSCPGDTELVYEGFAGGGYYSNKGASNNYICLPKDPVFDVDGRNAGTVNLIYGAEYETSHSNLQEHDVPCAVCRVVGKSIVMIPARKVCYSGWHTEYSGYLMSSYEGHTGNKDVVCMDGSPEAAEGTNSGSQDGALFYFVQIGCGALKCPPYRTDVDLTCVVCSK